A DNA window from Solanum lycopersicum chromosome 3, SLM_r2.1 contains the following coding sequences:
- the LOC101253572 gene encoding uncharacterized protein, which yields MATATLATAAGAAALLYYTLNKKLQSSPTTDDDDDECGSSGQDHALLGVNRVSNRLIQAPATWLETIATLSETLRFTYSETLGKWPIGDLAFGISFLLKQQGNIHVSSIFCVEDSAQLKGSDIAAELKCLLRLLTVCWHFSKKPFPLFLEETGYSQESVLLQEPKAGILKPAFTILADHRSRSFLLVIRGTHSIKDTLTAATGAVVPFHHTVVHGGGVSNLVLGYAHCGMVAAARWIARLATPCLLKALSIYPEYKLKIVGHSLGGGTAAILTYVLREQKELSTATCVAFAPAACMTWELAESGCEFITSVINGADLVPTFSAASVDDLRSEVTTSAWLNDLRNQIEHTRILSTVYRSASALGSRLPSIATAKAKVAGAGAILRPVSSGTQVVMKRAQSMAQAALSRPAMQLSSWSCMGPRRRSTAIQVNSEERQISRGTSSGDNSEAFIVESETRRTSVMELPVSSTEGVSWNAEIDQSFADGINIHSGLDSDLDDSEHVTHGPEDRMTEVEMWQQLEHELYDQSEGETDVAKEIREEEEAAIAETGQSSSESSVPKTKEVHRFFPPGKIMHIVTLLSEEVDHESDSDTLSEDHNQPKDTKVGIFLTPRSLYSKIRLSQTMISDHFMPVYRRHIEKLIRDLENNDACEL from the exons ATGGCGACGGCAACTCTCGCCACTGCAGCAGGTGCTGCAGCACTATTGTATTATACATTAAATAAGAAGTTGCAATCTTCTCCAACAAcggatgatgacgacgatgaatGTGGCAGCAGCGGCCAAGATCATGCTCTGCTAGGAGTTAATAGGGTTTCCAATAGACTTATACAGGCCCCTGCTACATGGTTGGAAACAATCGCAACATTGTCTGAGACTCTTAGGTTTACTTACTCGGAGACCCTGGGCAAGTGGCCTATTGGGGACTTGGCTTTTGGCATCAGTTTTCTTTTGAAGCAGCAG GGAAACATACATGTTAGTAGCATATTCTGTGTCGAAGACAGTGCCCAATTAAAAGGTTCTGATATTGCTGCAGAGCTTAAATGCCTCTTGCGCTTGTTGACAGTTTGTTGGCATTTCTCCAAAAAACCTTTCCCATTATTCTTGGAGGAGACAGGCTATTCCCAAGAAAGTGTACTACTACAAGAACCCAAAGCTGGA ATTCTGAAGCCAGCTTTTACAATACTCGCAGACCACCGATCAAGATCTTTCCTCCTTGTAATACGTGGAACTCATAGTATTAAAGATACTTTGACAGCTGCTACTGGCGCAGTTGTGCCTTTCCATCACACTGTGGTACATGGGGGAGGAGTTAGCAATTTGGTGTTAGGCTATGCACATTGTGGAATGGTGGCAGCTGCTCGATGGATTGCAAGACTTGCAACACCTTGTCTTCTTAAAGCTCTTAGTATTTATCCTGAATACAAACTTAAG ATTGTGGGACATTCCTTGGGTGGAGGAACTGCAGCTATTTTAACTTATGTACTTCGTGAGCAGAAGGAACTGTCAACAGCTACCTGTGTAGCATTTGCTCCAG CTGCCTGTATGACATGGGAATTAGCTGAATCGGGGTGTGAATTTATTACCTCCGTAATCAATGGAGCTGATTTGGTGCCTACATTTTCAGCTGCTTCGGTGGACGATTTGCGTTCTGAG GTGACAACATCTGCTTGGTTGAATGATCTAAGAAATCAGATTGAGCATACTAGGATTCTTAGTACTGTGTATCGTTCTGCATCAGCCCTGGGATCTCGTCTTCCATCTATTGCCACTGCTAAAGCTAAGGTTGCAGGTGCTGGTGCAATACTTCGGCCCGTTTCCAGTGGTACACAG GTTGTCATGAAGAGAGCGCAAAGTATGGCCCAGGCAGCATTGTCACGACCTGCCATGCAACTGTCGTCATGGTCATGCATGGGTCCCAGACGTCGATCCACGGCTATTCAGGTTAATTCTGAAGAACGGCAAATCTCTCGTGGAACTTCTTCAGGCGATAATTCTGAAGCATTCATTGTGGAATCCGAGACCAGAAGGACGAGCGTGATGGAGCTTCCTGTATCTTCTACTGAGGGAGTCTCGTGGAACGCGGAAATTGATCAATCTTTTGCAGATGGGATTAATATCCATAGTGGCCTGGATTCTGATCTTGATGATAGTGAACATGTTACCCATGGACCTGAAGACCGAATGACGGAAGTTGAGATGTGGCAACAACTAGAGCATGAACTGTATGATCAGTCTGAAGGGGAAACTGATGTGGCGAAGGAGAttagggaagaagaagaagcagccATCGCAGAGACAGGTCAGAGCTCAAGTGAAAGCTCTGTTCCAAAGACGAAGGAGGTGCACAGATTCTTTCCTCCTGGAAAGATAATGCATATAGTTACTCTTCTCTCTGAGGAAGTCGATCATGAAAGTGACAGCGATACGTTGAGtgaggaccataaccaacccaaGGATACAAAGGTTGGTATCTTTCTCACTCCTAGATCATTGTACAGTAAAATAAGGCTGTCACAAACTATGATCAGTGATCATTTCATGCCGGTTTATAGAAGGCATATAGAGAAACTAATTAGGGATCTCGAGAACAACGATGCTTGTGAGTTGTGA